In Numidum massiliense, a single genomic region encodes these proteins:
- the accC gene encoding acetyl-CoA carboxylase biotin carboxylase subunit, which yields MFEKILIANRGEIAVRIIRACRELGIYTVAVYSEADRDALHVTLADEAYCIGPTLSRDSYLNFANIMSVATLTEADAIHPGYGFLAENSDFAEICAACGIKFIGPGPDAIQTMGEKSTARETMRRAGVPIVPGSEGLVGSKEEALETAEAIGYPVLVKATAGGGGRGIRIVNSEAELTKALVTAQREAEANFGNAGVYLEKYLQNPRHIEVQVIADQHGHAIHLGERDCSVQRRMQKLIEEAPSPALDETLRVQMGQAAVRAAEAVNYEGAGTVEFLFEDGKFYFMEMNTRIQVEHPVTEMITGIDLIKEQIRVAAGEPLSYKQEDVQINGWAIECRINAENPAKDFRPSPGTVDFYLPPGGTGVRVDSSAYAGLKITPFYDSMIAKLIVWGNDREEAIARMRRALDEFVIEGIDTTIPFHIDVLNDERFMCGDVTTKFLDGMKGRMD from the coding sequence GTGTTCGAAAAAATACTCATTGCAAACCGCGGTGAAATCGCCGTACGCATTATACGCGCCTGTCGCGAGCTAGGAATTTATACTGTCGCTGTTTACTCCGAGGCAGACCGCGACGCGTTGCACGTCACGTTGGCGGACGAAGCGTATTGTATCGGACCGACGCTTTCCCGCGACAGCTACTTAAATTTCGCCAACATTATGAGTGTGGCGACGTTGACCGAGGCGGACGCCATTCATCCCGGATACGGGTTCTTGGCAGAAAACAGTGATTTTGCCGAAATTTGCGCAGCGTGTGGGATCAAGTTTATTGGGCCGGGCCCGGACGCGATTCAAACGATGGGGGAAAAATCGACAGCGCGGGAGACGATGAGGCGTGCGGGCGTTCCGATCGTGCCCGGCAGCGAAGGGCTCGTCGGCAGTAAAGAAGAGGCGCTCGAGACCGCAGAGGCGATCGGCTACCCAGTACTCGTGAAAGCGACTGCCGGCGGCGGCGGCAGAGGGATTCGCATCGTTAACAGTGAAGCGGAGTTAACGAAGGCTCTCGTCACGGCGCAACGGGAAGCAGAAGCTAACTTTGGAAATGCTGGCGTCTATTTGGAAAAGTACTTGCAAAATCCGCGTCACATTGAAGTGCAAGTCATTGCCGACCAGCACGGACACGCGATCCATCTCGGGGAGCGCGATTGCTCCGTACAGCGGCGCATGCAAAAATTGATTGAAGAAGCACCGTCTCCCGCACTCGACGAAACGCTGCGCGTACAGATGGGACAGGCGGCCGTACGCGCAGCAGAGGCAGTTAATTACGAAGGTGCGGGAACGGTCGAGTTTTTATTCGAAGACGGGAAGTTCTATTTTATGGAAATGAACACGCGTATCCAAGTAGAGCACCCTGTGACCGAGATGATCACCGGGATCGATTTGATTAAAGAACAAATTCGCGTCGCAGCCGGCGAACCGCTGTCGTACAAACAAGAGGATGTCCAAATTAACGGCTGGGCGATCGAGTGCCGCATTAATGCGGAAAATCCGGCGAAAGACTTTCGCCCGTCGCCGGGGACAGTCGATTTTTATTTGCCGCCGGGAGGCACGGGCGTCCGCGTCGACAGCTCGGCGTATGCGGGCCTTAAGATCACGCCTTTTTACGACTCGATGATTGCGAAACTGATCGTCTGGGGAAACGACCGCGAAGAAGCAATTGCCCGCATGAGACGCGCCTTAGACGAATTCGTCATCGAGGGGATCGACACGACGATTCCGTTTCACATCGATGTGTTAAACGACGAACGCTTTATGTGCGGCGATGTGACGACGAAATTTTTAGATGGAATGAAGGGAAGAATGGACTAG
- a CDS encoding Asp23/Gls24 family envelope stress response protein, whose amino-acid sequence MEHAWTQSEETVLGTIEIAPEVVELIASLAAVEIEGIRAMSGSFVGDLTEKIGRKNLRKGVRVHVNEEGVAVDVSVIVHYGTSIPDVARELQYSVQEAIEAMTSLPVKHVRVFVTGVDVPK is encoded by the coding sequence ATGGAACATGCATGGACGCAGTCTGAAGAAACGGTGCTCGGTACGATCGAAATTGCGCCGGAAGTGGTCGAGTTGATCGCTAGCCTCGCTGCGGTCGAAATCGAAGGGATTCGTGCGATGAGTGGCAGCTTTGTCGGTGACCTTACGGAAAAGATCGGTCGCAAGAATTTGCGCAAAGGTGTGCGCGTCCACGTAAACGAAGAAGGGGTCGCCGTCGATGTGTCAGTGATCGTCCATTACGGCACATCAATTCCCGATGTCGCGCGAGAACTACAATATAGCGTGCAAGAGGCGATTGAAGCGATGACTTCTTTACCAGTTAAGCACGTGCGCGTATTCGTCACTGGCGTGGATGTACCGAAGTAA
- the nusB gene encoding transcription antitermination factor NusB yields MSRRDAREKLIQALYQHEFHTEDEAGSIIPEDWLAGLGERDRRFYKQMLEGVAREQHAVDALLSASLQGWSLGRLNAVDRAILRLGVYELCYVEDIPAAVTINEAVELAKLFSTDKSARYINGVLSDVRRTQTNKTGEKAGE; encoded by the coding sequence ATGAGTCGACGGGACGCACGCGAAAAACTTATACAAGCGTTATATCAACATGAATTTCATACGGAAGATGAAGCGGGGAGCATTATTCCCGAAGATTGGTTAGCGGGGCTGGGCGAACGGGATCGGCGTTTTTACAAGCAAATGTTGGAAGGAGTCGCGCGCGAGCAGCACGCGGTCGACGCACTGCTTTCGGCGTCGTTACAAGGCTGGTCACTCGGTCGGTTGAACGCAGTCGATCGCGCCATCTTGCGTTTAGGGGTGTATGAACTGTGTTACGTCGAGGACATCCCTGCCGCCGTGACGATCAACGAGGCGGTCGAATTGGCAAAACTGTTCAGCACCGACAAGTCGGCGCGCTACATAAACGGTGTACTCAGTGACGTGCGCCGGACGCAAACGAATAAAACGGGTGAGAAGGCAGGCGAATGA
- a CDS encoding Kae1-like domain-containing protein: MNGYILGIDTSNYCTSLCLLDAAGDIVAERRKWLPVPRGARGLRQGEGVFHHVQQLGELWCSIDLPVEGALVGVCASTAPRPSEKSYMPVFTVGRNWGQSLAHLQRVPFFETTHQEGHIAAALGTADRPLDRIQSFTALHLSGGTSDMLYVERTGDGYAIEKVGGSTDSYAGQLVDRVGVALGLPFPAGGALEKLARNCSGRLSVPTAVDGTTFSFSGPETALLRLIASDEAPQDIARAAENAIAKTVEKALLNAFAHGLPKRVLLVGGVAANVYIRQRLKHRLEHRAVGAALSFADVRYSGDNAYGVAAIGWAKHKRRSISER, translated from the coding sequence ATGAACGGCTACATACTAGGGATCGATACGAGCAACTACTGTACGTCACTCTGTTTGTTAGATGCAGCAGGCGACATCGTCGCCGAGCGGCGGAAGTGGCTTCCCGTCCCGCGCGGTGCACGCGGCTTGCGACAAGGTGAAGGGGTGTTTCACCACGTGCAGCAACTCGGCGAGCTTTGGTGTAGCATCGACTTGCCAGTTGAAGGAGCACTCGTCGGCGTTTGTGCGAGTACGGCGCCGCGCCCTTCCGAAAAGTCGTACATGCCTGTCTTTACTGTCGGGCGGAACTGGGGGCAGTCGCTTGCCCACCTACAGCGCGTGCCGTTTTTTGAGACGACGCACCAGGAGGGGCATATTGCCGCGGCGCTCGGAACGGCCGACCGCCCGCTGGACCGTATACAGTCTTTCACCGCGCTGCACTTGTCTGGGGGCACGTCGGACATGCTGTACGTGGAGCGAACAGGCGACGGTTATGCGATTGAGAAAGTCGGCGGATCGACCGATTCATACGCTGGACAACTCGTTGACCGGGTCGGGGTGGCTCTCGGGTTGCCCTTTCCCGCGGGAGGCGCCTTAGAAAAGTTGGCCCGCAATTGTAGCGGAAGGCTTTCGGTTCCGACAGCAGTGGACGGCACGACATTTTCGTTTTCCGGACCGGAAACGGCTCTGTTGCGGCTGATCGCAAGTGATGAAGCACCGCAAGACATCGCACGAGCTGCGGAAAACGCCATCGCAAAAACAGTGGAAAAGGCGCTGCTGAACGCCTTTGCCCACGGATTGCCGAAACGAGTACTACTCGTCGGCGGCGTCGCAGCGAACGTGTACATTCGCCAGCGGCTCAAACACCGCTTAGAACATCGCGCCGTCGGGGCCGCGTTATCTTTTGCAGACGTGCGCTACTCCGGCGACAACGCCTACGGTGTGGCTGCAATAGGTTGGGCTAAGCATAAACGAAGGAGTATCAGTGAACGATGA
- the folD gene encoding bifunctional methylenetetrahydrofolate dehydrogenase/methenyltetrahydrofolate cyclohydrolase FolD yields the protein MTATIIDGKQLAAQKRKQLTTRVEALVQRGVTPGLTVILVGDDPASATYVRGKEKACQAVGINSRVVRLPAATSEAELLAHVHACNEDASVDGILVQLPLPRHIDERKIIQAIDPAKDVDGFHPVNMGNLVIGTPGFLPCTPYGIMEMFKAYDISLAGKHAVVIGRSNIVGKPIALLMQREHATVTMCHSRTQDLAEVTRTADVVVAAVGRAHLVTGDFIKPGAVVIDVGMNRLPNGKLTGDVAYDDVKETAAYMTPVPGGVGPMTIAMLLYNTVQSAEQRL from the coding sequence ATGACAGCAACGATTATTGACGGCAAACAGCTTGCCGCCCAAAAACGGAAACAACTAACCACCCGGGTAGAAGCGCTTGTACAACGAGGAGTAACGCCCGGATTGACCGTCATTCTCGTCGGCGACGATCCAGCGTCGGCGACGTACGTACGCGGGAAGGAGAAAGCGTGTCAAGCGGTCGGGATCAACTCCCGCGTCGTTCGCCTGCCGGCAGCGACGAGTGAAGCAGAGCTGCTCGCCCACGTGCATGCGTGTAACGAAGACGCATCTGTCGACGGTATTCTCGTGCAGCTACCCCTCCCGCGACACATCGATGAGCGGAAAATTATTCAAGCGATCGATCCGGCGAAGGACGTCGACGGGTTTCACCCGGTCAACATGGGAAACTTGGTGATCGGCACACCAGGTTTTCTGCCGTGTACCCCTTACGGCATTATGGAAATGTTTAAAGCGTACGACATTTCCCTTGCCGGCAAACACGCCGTCGTGATTGGGCGTAGCAACATCGTCGGCAAGCCGATCGCTTTGCTCATGCAGCGCGAACACGCGACGGTGACAATGTGTCATTCGCGTACACAAGACTTGGCCGAAGTGACGCGCACGGCGGATGTCGTCGTCGCTGCTGTCGGCCGAGCCCACCTCGTCACCGGCGACTTTATTAAACCGGGCGCCGTCGTCATCGACGTCGGCATGAACCGCCTACCGAACGGTAAACTGACAGGCGACGTCGCTTACGACGATGTAAAGGAGACCGCGGCATACATGACACCTGTTCCCGGCGGGGTCGGTCCGATGACGATTGCGATGTTGTTGTACAATACGGTGCAAAGTGCGGAGCAGCGGCTATAA
- the xseA gene encoding exodeoxyribonuclease VII large subunit — protein MTQVTVDERNVWTIANLNRYIRETLDREVPLQSLWVRGEISNFKHHARGHMYFTLKDESSRINAVMFMRQNRFLKFRPKNGDNVLVRCSVSMYEIGGHVQLYVQEMQPDGVGSLFLAFEQLKERLAQEGLFASERKRALPLHPRTIGVVTSATGAVVRDIVTTTRRRSPHTNILLFPAVVQGEYAPQSIVQAIARANADYGEEIDVLIVGRGGGSLEELWAFNEEIVARSIYESHIPVISAVGHETDVTIADFVADVRAATPTAAAELAVPSARELKERVNRATGQLHVTVERRLSEARERLMRYQQSPVLKRPLTSLREYEQRVDHLHTALLRVAATGVQQRRAELARWRDRLQVTRLYARQRVLQKEYVRLQNRLQQRVADIARQKRIFFEAKLAQLDALSPLKVMQRGYSIAYRESDGHIVKQLNDVQLGDIVHVHVADGKLDCQVWGMEEIAHDGKHTGKN, from the coding sequence GTGACACAAGTGACTGTCGATGAGCGAAACGTGTGGACGATTGCCAACTTGAACCGCTACATTCGCGAGACACTCGACCGCGAGGTGCCGCTACAGTCGCTGTGGGTACGCGGCGAAATTTCTAACTTTAAACACCACGCGCGCGGTCACATGTATTTTACGTTAAAGGACGAAAGCAGCCGCATCAATGCCGTCATGTTTATGCGACAAAACCGTTTCCTCAAATTTAGGCCGAAAAATGGGGACAACGTTCTCGTCCGCTGTAGCGTTTCCATGTATGAAATTGGCGGGCACGTGCAGCTGTACGTACAGGAGATGCAACCGGACGGTGTCGGCAGCTTATTCCTCGCCTTTGAGCAATTGAAGGAACGGTTGGCGCAAGAAGGGTTATTCGCTAGCGAGCGAAAGCGGGCACTCCCGCTGCACCCGCGGACGATCGGTGTCGTCACGTCTGCCACTGGGGCGGTCGTGCGCGACATCGTCACGACGACGCGCCGCCGCTCGCCGCATACGAACATTTTGCTGTTTCCGGCCGTCGTGCAAGGGGAGTATGCACCGCAGTCGATCGTGCAGGCGATCGCTCGTGCGAACGCAGACTACGGCGAGGAAATCGACGTGCTCATCGTCGGGCGCGGCGGTGGCTCGCTCGAAGAGTTGTGGGCGTTTAACGAAGAAATTGTCGCCCGCAGCATTTACGAATCGCACATCCCCGTCATTTCCGCTGTCGGCCATGAAACGGACGTGACGATTGCCGACTTTGTGGCGGACGTGCGCGCGGCGACGCCTACCGCTGCGGCAGAACTAGCCGTCCCGTCAGCGCGGGAACTTAAGGAACGCGTCAACCGCGCGACAGGGCAGCTGCACGTCACTGTGGAACGGCGCCTTAGCGAGGCGCGCGAGCGACTGATGCGCTATCAGCAGTCGCCGGTTCTCAAGCGGCCGCTGACGAGTTTGCGAGAATACGAACAGCGAGTCGACCACTTACATACTGCACTGCTACGGGTAGCGGCGACAGGCGTACAGCAGCGGCGAGCCGAACTCGCGCGCTGGCGAGACCGCCTGCAAGTGACGCGCCTTTACGCGCGGCAGCGCGTGCTGCAAAAAGAGTACGTCCGCCTACAAAATCGCTTACAGCAGCGAGTTGCGGACATTGCGCGGCAAAAGCGGATCTTCTTCGAAGCGAAGCTCGCACAGTTAGACGCGCTCAGTCCGCTGAAGGTGATGCAGCGCGGCTATTCGATCGCGTATCGGGAAAGCGATGGCCACATCGTCAAGCAACTGAACGACGTACAGCTAGGTGATATTGTACACGTCCACGTCGCCGACGGAAAATTAGATTGTCAAGTGTGGGGAATGGAGGAGATCGCGCATGACGGAAAACACACGGGAAAAAATTGA
- the xseB gene encoding exodeoxyribonuclease VII small subunit, with protein MTENTREKIEQLTFEEAIERLETVVHQLEDGEVPLEQAIELFQEGMTLSKQCSEKLDSVESRIEMLIEENGEWVKKPLAPEED; from the coding sequence ATGACGGAAAACACACGGGAAAAAATTGAGCAGTTAACGTTTGAAGAAGCGATTGAGCGGTTAGAAACAGTCGTGCACCAATTGGAGGACGGCGAAGTGCCGCTGGAGCAAGCGATCGAACTGTTTCAGGAAGGAATGACGTTGTCCAAGCAGTGTAGTGAAAAACTAGACAGCGTCGAGAGCCGCATCGAAATGTTAATCGAAGAGAATGGGGAATGGGTGAAGAAACCACTTGCTCCTGAGGAGGACTAG
- a CDS encoding polyprenyl synthetase family protein has protein sequence MNNDLRLFLQEQRTLVERALQQEIASQRDVPTILQEAMTYSLLGGGKRLRAILTIATAEALGAAPTDVLPFACAIEMIHTYSLIHDDLPAMDDDDMRRGKPTNHRVYGEATAILAGDALLTKAFGLMSKSVHTSKVTAEDLLYLIDEAARAAGAEGMVGGQVDDLLGEKRQLVLDELVHIHRRKTGALLKLSVRAGAILAAASEVQLAALSRYAENVGLAFQIQDDILDVVGDQQVIGKPVGSDAAREKATFPALLGLEQSRQKVLALVSEAKEGIRNVSGIAADRLCDLADYVITRNY, from the coding sequence TTGAATAATGATCTTCGTTTATTTTTACAAGAGCAGCGCACGCTCGTCGAGCGGGCGTTACAACAAGAAATCGCATCGCAGCGGGACGTGCCGACGATTTTACAAGAGGCGATGACATATTCCCTCTTAGGGGGAGGGAAACGGCTGCGCGCGATTCTCACCATCGCTACAGCGGAGGCGTTAGGTGCGGCGCCGACGGACGTCCTTCCGTTTGCTTGTGCCATCGAAATGATTCATACCTATTCGCTGATCCACGACGATTTGCCGGCCATGGACGACGACGACATGCGGCGCGGCAAACCGACAAACCACCGCGTGTACGGCGAAGCGACGGCAATTTTGGCCGGGGATGCGTTGCTGACAAAAGCGTTCGGCCTTATGAGTAAAAGTGTGCACACGTCTAAAGTAACGGCGGAAGATCTATTGTATCTGATTGACGAAGCAGCGCGTGCTGCGGGAGCAGAGGGGATGGTCGGCGGGCAAGTCGACGACTTACTCGGCGAGAAGCGACAACTTGTGTTAGACGAACTCGTCCACATCCACCGGCGCAAAACAGGGGCGCTCCTTAAGCTGTCAGTGCGTGCGGGTGCGATTTTGGCAGCCGCGAGCGAGGTGCAGCTGGCTGCGCTCAGTCGTTACGCGGAAAATGTCGGGCTCGCGTTTCAAATTCAAGACGACATTCTCGACGTCGTCGGCGACCAACAAGTGATCGGCAAACCGGTCGGCAGTGACGCTGCGCGAGAAAAAGCGACGTTCCCTGCCTTGCTCGGTTTGGAACAATCGCGGCAAAAAGTGTTGGCACTCGTCTCCGAAGCGAAAGAAGGGATTCGTAACGTGTCGGGGATTGCCGCTGACCGCCTTTGCGACCTCGCCGACTACGTCATTACACGTAACTACTAA